A region of Desulfolithobacter dissulfuricans DNA encodes the following proteins:
- the coaE gene encoding dephospho-CoA kinase (Dephospho-CoA kinase (CoaE) performs the final step in coenzyme A biosynthesis.): MAERIKSRPCVIGITGGIGSGKSRVSHCWAKKFNLPLVDLDQICRQLLEPGQSGWKALRSLLGPSFFTDQVLDRKRLRQALFDDSDLRHQVDAALHPLARQEMIACCRNLTRDHRMVLVEVPLLCEAGWQADFDRIVVVWAGLQTRCARVMRRDSVDGREALRAIESQMDLFEKVLEADHAIDNGGPWVLTYLQVIHLGKLLSARQKTGF; the protein is encoded by the coding sequence GTGGCGGAGCGCATTAAATCCCGCCCTTGTGTCATCGGTATCACCGGTGGTATAGGCTCCGGCAAGAGCCGGGTGAGCCACTGCTGGGCAAAAAAATTCAACCTGCCGCTGGTCGACCTGGACCAGATATGCCGGCAGTTGCTGGAGCCCGGGCAATCGGGCTGGAAGGCGCTGCGGTCCCTGCTGGGTCCGAGTTTTTTTACAGACCAGGTGCTGGACCGCAAACGGTTGCGCCAGGCCCTGTTTGATGACAGCGACTTGCGACACCAGGTGGATGCGGCGCTCCATCCCCTGGCCAGGCAGGAGATGATCGCATGCTGCAGGAATCTCACCCGGGACCACAGGATGGTCCTGGTCGAGGTGCCGCTACTGTGCGAAGCTGGCTGGCAGGCGGATTTTGATCGTATCGTGGTTGTCTGGGCCGGGCTGCAAACACGCTGTGCCAGGGTGATGCGGCGGGATTCGGTGGATGGTCGGGAAGCCCTGCGGGCCATTGAATCCCAGATGGATCTCTTTGAAAAAGTACTTGAGGCCGACCATGCCATTGACAACGGGGGGCCCTGGGTATTAACGTATCTGCAAGTGATCCATTTGGGAAAACTTTTGTCTGCCAGGCAAAAAACCGGATTCTGA
- a CDS encoding class II fructose-bisphosphate aldolase codes for MSYSVDFEKALEIGRPPNIRSLFPNSRALIVSGKVIDRALLAKGKAMTMAANGRNHIIIRGVLRAAQRARAAVIIEIARSEGGAKAYCAVNYWNIARQVDAVCNELGITVPVAIHADHYGIKSPDDLPYARQEIPSLFDAGITSIAIDASHMPDDENLLASIDLARLVPNWAGYETEVGEIKGKYGLSSVDEALFLVQGLNAHDIFPDWIALNNGTTHGLEASDAGIQVELTAEIHEALAGYGISGAQHGTSGNNSDRLRAIASKTRTTKANVATALQMISWGVVVNDYGNAILDDDGRFIKVKGEGVSEELWQEMVAYADSQGWTGGNYKKLNAIFENKILGQPRHIRERMARRVEDFVYTMLVEVFNAGDTARYAVDAILEAGSFDLGPKTGRIESPEEWTEEKIREKAARLSTDKGPEGDFDD; via the coding sequence ATGTCGTACAGTGTTGATTTCGAAAAGGCCCTGGAGATAGGCCGTCCGCCCAATATCCGCTCCCTCTTTCCCAACTCTCGCGCCCTGATAGTCAGCGGCAAGGTCATCGACCGGGCTCTTCTTGCCAAGGGCAAGGCCATGACCATGGCGGCCAACGGTCGCAATCATATCATCATCCGTGGCGTCCTGCGGGCCGCCCAGCGGGCCCGGGCTGCGGTGATCATCGAGATCGCCCGTTCCGAAGGCGGGGCCAAGGCCTACTGCGCGGTCAACTACTGGAACATCGCCCGCCAGGTGGACGCAGTGTGCAACGAACTCGGAATCACTGTCCCGGTGGCTATCCATGCCGACCATTACGGCATAAAGAGCCCCGATGATCTGCCCTATGCCCGCCAGGAGATTCCCTCCCTGTTCGACGCCGGAATCACCTCCATCGCCATCGATGCCTCGCACATGCCCGACGACGAGAACCTGCTCGCTTCCATCGACCTGGCCCGGCTGGTGCCCAACTGGGCAGGCTACGAGACCGAGGTCGGCGAGATCAAGGGCAAGTATGGCCTTTCGTCGGTTGACGAGGCACTGTTCCTTGTCCAGGGGCTCAATGCCCACGATATCTTCCCGGACTGGATAGCCCTCAACAACGGTACCACCCATGGCCTGGAGGCAAGCGACGCCGGCATCCAGGTGGAGCTGACCGCGGAGATCCACGAGGCCCTGGCTGGATACGGTATCTCCGGCGCCCAGCACGGCACCTCTGGAAACAACTCGGACCGGCTGCGGGCCATTGCCTCCAAGACCCGAACCACCAAGGCCAATGTGGCCACGGCCCTGCAGATGATCTCCTGGGGAGTGGTGGTCAATGATTACGGCAACGCCATTCTCGACGATGACGGCCGCTTCATCAAGGTCAAGGGCGAGGGCGTGAGCGAAGAGCTGTGGCAGGAGATGGTGGCCTATGCCGACAGCCAGGGATGGACGGGCGGCAATTACAAGAAGCTCAATGCCATCTTTGAAAACAAGATCCTCGGCCAGCCACGCCACATCCGTGAACGCATGGCCCGGAGGGTGGAAGATTTCGTCTACACCATGCTCGTCGAGGTCTTCAATGCCGGCGATACGGCCCGGTATGCAGTGGATGCCATCCTCGAGGCCGGTTCCTTTGATCTTGGCCCCAAGACCGGCCGGATCGAGTCGCCCGAAGAGTGGACCGAGGAAAAGATCCGCGAAAAGGCGGCCCGACTGTCCACCGACAAGGGACCCGAGGGCGATTTCGACGACTGA
- the rpmE gene encoding 50S ribosomal protein L31, which produces MKPDIHPEYHKIKAQCACGNEIELGSVNAEMKVEICSACHPFFTGKQKLVDTAGRIEKFKRKYAKHFDKKDSK; this is translated from the coding sequence ATGAAACCCGATATCCATCCTGAATATCACAAGATCAAGGCCCAGTGCGCCTGTGGTAATGAAATTGAACTTGGCTCTGTCAATGCGGAGATGAAAGTGGAAATCTGTTCCGCCTGCCATCCGTTTTTCACCGGCAAGCAGAAACTCGTTGACACCGCCGGTCGAATCGAGAAGTTCAAGCGTAAATACGCCAAGCATTTCGATAAGAAAGACAGCAAATAA
- a CDS encoding sigma-54-dependent transcriptional regulator, whose protein sequence is MTSILIVDDERSMREFLGILLKKEGYSTTTAADGKTALELARKQDFDLVISDIRMPQMSGLELLAALKEEQNDLPVIMITAFASPDDAVTAMKNGAFDYITKPFNVGEIQKVIKAALNRKGSRSNDDLSGAFPEIVGDSPEMLKIFDLIRRIAPTPANVLILGESGTGKELVAKAIHKHSKVADHPFVPITCSAIPETLMESELFGHRKGAFTGAIADKAGLFQQADGGTVFLDEIGELPLIVQTKLLRVLQEREIMPVGSTTTRKVNVRIIAATNRDLEKEILAGRFREDLFYRLSVVPIRVPPLRERKGDVPLLVDHFLKKYSRLLGKEVQTISSYGLEVLMQYDFPGNVRELENIIERGVALESSNIILPESLVLSQGGKTKSTPASEALFVAARDEEELFSLGMENILVSLEKKMIRHALERAGGSKMKAAELLKISFRSLRYKIKKYEID, encoded by the coding sequence ATGACCTCCATACTGATTGTCGACGATGAACGATCCATGCGGGAATTCCTCGGGATCCTGCTGAAAAAGGAAGGCTACAGCACCACCACCGCCGCCGATGGCAAGACCGCTCTGGAGCTTGCCCGGAAACAGGATTTTGATCTGGTCATCTCGGACATCCGCATGCCGCAAATGAGCGGGCTGGAACTCCTGGCCGCGCTCAAGGAAGAACAAAACGACCTGCCCGTGATTATGATCACCGCCTTTGCCTCCCCCGACGACGCGGTCACCGCCATGAAGAACGGGGCGTTTGATTACATCACCAAGCCGTTCAACGTGGGAGAGATCCAGAAGGTCATCAAGGCGGCCCTGAATCGGAAAGGAAGCCGGAGCAACGACGACCTCTCCGGGGCCTTTCCGGAAATAGTGGGCGACAGTCCGGAGATGCTCAAAATCTTCGACCTGATCAGACGTATCGCCCCTACCCCGGCCAATGTCCTCATCCTGGGCGAATCAGGCACCGGCAAGGAACTGGTGGCCAAGGCCATCCACAAGCATTCCAAGGTCGCCGACCATCCCTTTGTGCCGATCACCTGCAGCGCCATTCCGGAAACCCTGATGGAAAGCGAGCTCTTCGGGCACAGGAAAGGGGCCTTCACCGGAGCCATTGCCGACAAGGCCGGCCTCTTTCAGCAGGCAGACGGTGGGACCGTGTTCCTGGACGAGATCGGTGAACTGCCGCTCATCGTCCAGACAAAGCTGCTCCGCGTTCTCCAGGAGCGGGAGATCATGCCGGTGGGCTCCACCACCACCAGGAAGGTGAATGTCCGCATCATTGCCGCCACCAACAGGGATCTGGAAAAAGAGATCCTCGCCGGACGGTTCCGCGAGGACCTGTTCTACCGGCTCTCGGTGGTCCCCATCCGGGTTCCTCCTCTGCGGGAACGGAAGGGTGACGTCCCCCTGCTGGTGGATCACTTTCTGAAGAAATATTCCCGGCTCCTGGGCAAGGAAGTACAGACAATTTCCTCCTATGGCCTGGAAGTATTGATGCAGTATGATTTTCCCGGTAACGTACGCGAACTGGAAAATATCATCGAGCGCGGCGTGGCCCTGGAATCCTCCAACATCATTCTGCCCGAGAGCCTGGTGCTCTCCCAGGGCGGCAAAACAAAGAGCACCCCGGCCTCCGAGGCCCTCTTTGTTGCGGCCCGCGACGAAGAAGAGCTCTTTTCCCTGGGCATGGAAAACATCCTGGTCAGCCTGGAAAAGAAAATGATCCGTCACGCACTCGAGAGGGCCGGCGGTTCCAAGATGAAGGCGGCGGAACTCCTGAAGATCAGTTTCCGGTCCCTGCGCTACAAAATCAAAAAATACGAGATCGACTGA
- the rho gene encoding transcription termination factor Rho — protein MNPADLKNKKINELVSMAAKLNIEGYTGMRKQELIFAILKARAEGDGKLRGSGVLEVLQDGFGFLRAPDYNYLPGPDDIYVSPSQIRRLNLRTGDTIEGEVRAPKDNERYFALLKVDTINYEPAEASRNKTLFVNLTPMYPEERINLEWEPDNYSTRVMNIVAPLGKGQRGLIVAPPRTGKTMLMQKIANAIVHNHKEITLIVLLIDERPEEVTDMKRNVDAEVVSSTFDEPPQRHIQVAEMVIEKAKRLVEHKRDVVILLDSITRLARAYNTVTPASGKILSGGVEANALHRPKRFFGAARNIEEGGSLTILATALIETGSRMDDVIFEEFKGTGNMEIVLDRKMADRRIYPAIDIQKSGTRKEDLLLSADELNKVWILRKILSSMNPADAMEFLLDRMRQTKTNEEFFASMNR, from the coding sequence ATGAATCCGGCCGATCTGAAAAACAAAAAAATTAACGAACTCGTCTCCATGGCTGCCAAGCTCAATATCGAGGGCTATACCGGCATGCGCAAACAGGAACTCATCTTTGCCATTCTGAAGGCCCGGGCCGAGGGCGACGGCAAGCTGCGGGGCAGCGGTGTTCTTGAAGTGCTGCAGGACGGTTTTGGTTTCCTGCGGGCTCCGGATTACAACTATCTGCCGGGTCCGGATGATATCTATGTCTCTCCGTCACAGATCAGGCGGCTCAACCTGCGCACCGGTGACACCATCGAAGGCGAGGTTCGCGCGCCCAAGGACAATGAACGCTATTTTGCGCTCCTCAAGGTTGATACCATCAATTACGAGCCGGCCGAGGCGTCCCGCAACAAGACCCTGTTTGTCAACCTCACTCCCATGTATCCCGAAGAGCGGATCAACCTGGAGTGGGAACCGGACAACTATTCCACCAGGGTGATGAATATCGTCGCTCCGCTGGGTAAGGGGCAGCGCGGCCTGATCGTGGCACCGCCGCGGACCGGTAAGACCATGCTCATGCAGAAGATCGCCAACGCCATCGTCCATAATCACAAGGAGATCACCCTCATTGTCCTGCTCATCGACGAGCGGCCCGAGGAGGTCACCGACATGAAGCGCAATGTGGACGCCGAGGTGGTCAGCTCCACCTTTGACGAACCGCCCCAGCGGCATATCCAGGTGGCGGAAATGGTGATCGAAAAGGCCAAGCGGCTGGTGGAGCATAAGCGTGATGTCGTCATTCTGCTTGACTCCATCACCCGGCTGGCCCGCGCCTATAACACGGTGACCCCGGCCTCGGGCAAGATCCTCTCCGGTGGTGTGGAGGCCAACGCCCTGCACCGGCCCAAGCGGTTCTTCGGTGCGGCCCGGAACATCGAGGAGGGCGGCAGTCTGACCATTCTGGCCACTGCACTCATCGAGACCGGCAGCCGCATGGACGATGTCATCTTCGAGGAGTTCAAGGGTACCGGTAACATGGAGATCGTCCTTGACCGCAAGATGGCGGACCGTAGAATCTACCCGGCCATCGATATTCAGAAGTCCGGCACCAGGAAGGAAGACCTGCTCCTGTCGGCCGATGAACTCAACAAGGTCTGGATTCTGCGCAAGATTCTCTCGTCCATGAATCCGGCCGATGCCATGGAATTTCTCCTGGACAGGATGCGCCAGACCAAGACCAACGAGGAATTCTTCGCCTCCATGAACCGATGA
- the murA gene encoding UDP-N-acetylglucosamine 1-carboxyvinyltransferase — protein MDKIVIRGGRPLHGQVAVSGAKNAALPLMAATLLAPGEHVLHNVPDLRDTRTMLKVLETLGARWQWERRSVRIDTSTLTGAEAPYDLVKTMRASVLVLGPLLARSGHARVSLPGGCAIGLRPITLHLKGFEQLGATTGITEGYVEATAGGRLQGGTVYFDTPSVTGTENVLMAAVVARGTTIIKNAAREPEIGNLIDMLTAMGAEIEGRDSDRLVIHGVDSLRPAETRIIPDRIEAGTWLIAVAATGGEVTVTDCIPGHLPALTEKLRSAGVDIEEGESTITVRFPPGNGVRERRLRSVDIRTMPYPGFPTDLQAQFMALMIQADGVSIIHETIFENRFMHVAELQRLGADISIDGSSAVVKGCHGYQLCGAPVMATDLRASASLVIAGLAASGVTEITRIYHLERGYERMVEKLQGLGADIMKVPA, from the coding sequence ATGGATAAAATAGTAATCCGCGGCGGCCGGCCGCTCCACGGCCAGGTGGCGGTGAGCGGGGCCAAGAACGCCGCCCTGCCCCTCATGGCTGCAACCCTCCTGGCTCCGGGCGAGCATGTGCTCCACAATGTTCCCGACCTGCGTGACACCAGGACCATGCTCAAGGTGCTGGAAACCCTGGGTGCCCGCTGGCAGTGGGAGAGGCGATCCGTGCGCATCGACACCTCCACCCTGACCGGGGCCGAGGCACCCTATGACCTGGTCAAAACCATGCGGGCCTCTGTGCTGGTTCTTGGTCCGCTGCTGGCCCGATCCGGTCATGCCCGGGTCTCCCTGCCCGGCGGTTGCGCTATCGGTCTGCGGCCCATCACTTTGCACCTCAAGGGCTTTGAACAGCTGGGAGCCACCACCGGCATAACAGAGGGCTACGTGGAGGCCACTGCCGGCGGACGGCTTCAGGGCGGCACGGTTTATTTCGATACCCCGTCGGTCACCGGAACAGAGAACGTGCTCATGGCCGCCGTGGTTGCCCGGGGGACGACAATAATCAAGAATGCGGCCCGGGAGCCGGAGATCGGTAATCTCATCGATATGCTGACGGCCATGGGAGCGGAAATCGAGGGGAGGGATTCGGATCGGCTGGTCATCCACGGGGTTGACAGTCTCCGCCCGGCCGAGACCCGGATCATCCCGGACCGGATTGAAGCCGGAACCTGGCTCATCGCCGTGGCCGCCACCGGCGGTGAGGTGACGGTGACCGACTGTATCCCCGGGCACCTGCCGGCCCTGACCGAGAAACTGCGCAGTGCCGGAGTGGATATCGAGGAAGGGGAGAGCACCATCACGGTCCGTTTCCCGCCAGGAAACGGCGTTCGGGAGAGGCGGCTGCGCAGTGTGGACATCCGGACCATGCCCTATCCCGGTTTTCCCACCGATCTCCAGGCCCAGTTCATGGCCCTGATGATTCAGGCTGACGGGGTTTCCATCATCCATGAAACCATCTTTGAAAACCGGTTCATGCACGTGGCCGAACTGCAGCGGCTGGGGGCTGATATCTCAATCGACGGTTCCAGTGCGGTTGTGAAGGGCTGCCACGGCTACCAGCTGTGCGGAGCGCCGGTCATGGCCACGGACCTGCGGGCCTCGGCCTCGCTGGTCATCGCCGGTCTGGCCGCGTCCGGAGTAACCGAAATCACCCGTATTTATCATCTGGAACGCGGGTACGAACGGATGGTGGAAAAACTTCAGGGGCTGGGCGCCGATATCATGAAGGTTCCGGCATAG
- the prfA gene encoding peptide chain release factor 1, with translation MFENLAELDEKLATLEQQLSDPSLVNDQKKYQQVVREHSRVSRLLDLYRSYQAVQEDLAENRELLKEDEDPELMELARAEVEELTREADRLEEAIRVMLLPKDPNDEKNIFLEIRAGTGGDEAALFVADLFRMYSRYAEEQGWKVEVMSSNPIGIGGFKEIIALISGDQVYSRLKYESGVHRVQRVPDTETQGRIHTSAVTVAIIPEADEVELQIDPNELKFDVYRSSGPGGQSVNTTDSAVRITHLPTGLVVTCQDEKSQHKNKAKALQVLRARLLDKLEQEQHDKISEERKSQVGSGDRSERIRTYNFPQGRVTDHRINLTLYKLEQVMGGALDEIIMPLITHYQAEALKTLQ, from the coding sequence ATGTTTGAAAATCTTGCTGAGTTAGACGAAAAACTTGCTACCCTTGAGCAGCAGCTCTCTGATCCTTCCCTGGTGAATGACCAGAAAAAATATCAGCAGGTGGTGCGTGAACATTCCCGGGTTTCCAGACTGCTGGACCTGTACCGCTCCTATCAGGCGGTTCAGGAGGACCTGGCCGAGAACAGGGAACTGCTCAAGGAAGACGAAGATCCGGAGCTGATGGAACTGGCCAGGGCCGAGGTGGAGGAACTGACCCGGGAGGCAGACCGTCTGGAAGAGGCCATCCGGGTTATGCTGCTGCCCAAGGATCCCAATGACGAGAAGAATATCTTTCTCGAGATCCGGGCCGGCACCGGCGGCGACGAGGCGGCCCTGTTCGTGGCCGATCTTTTCCGCATGTACAGCCGTTATGCCGAGGAACAGGGATGGAAGGTGGAGGTTATGAGCTCCAATCCCATCGGTATTGGCGGCTTCAAGGAAATCATCGCTCTGATCAGCGGCGACCAGGTCTATTCCCGGCTCAAGTATGAGTCCGGGGTTCACCGGGTCCAGCGGGTTCCCGACACCGAGACCCAGGGACGCATCCACACCTCGGCGGTCACCGTGGCCATCATACCTGAGGCCGACGAGGTGGAGCTGCAGATCGATCCCAATGAGCTCAAATTCGATGTCTATCGCTCGTCCGGACCGGGCGGTCAATCGGTCAACACCACTGATTCCGCCGTCCGCATCACCCATCTGCCCACCGGACTTGTGGTAACCTGCCAGGATGAGAAATCCCAGCACAAGAACAAGGCCAAGGCGCTCCAGGTCCTACGGGCCCGGCTGCTCGACAAGCTCGAACAGGAACAGCATGACAAGATTTCCGAAGAGCGCAAGAGCCAGGTCGGCTCCGGTGACCGGAGCGAACGGATCCGGACCTACAACTTCCCCCAGGGGCGGGTTACCGATCACCGGATCAACCTCACCCTCTACAAGCTTGAACAGGTCATGGGCGGGGCGCTCGACGAGATCATCATGCCGCTTATCACCCATTACCAGGCTGAAGCATTGAAAACCCTGCAGTAG
- the prmC gene encoding peptide chain release factor N(5)-glutamine methyltransferase — translation MRLSTLYQDAIRELRQDPDIENPELDARLLVQHVTGLGRTELFLQGDRPVGREESDRLRQLLHRRLRREPLQYILGSCEFWSRTFLVSPAVLIPRPETEFLLEHVLSTLRKAPVAGPVVDLCTGSGVIAVILALELGLTVTGVDISLDALAMARSNIRLHGVEDRVSLVGGDLLSWCRPGARLGCIVSNPPYVKADDIQTLQPEVRDWEPLLALSGGERGLDIIERIIRDGAGLLVPGGWLFLEIGADQGESVMELVAATAPGGFEEVRVLADWAGRPRVLQARKTKNMTGNG, via the coding sequence ATGCGCCTGTCCACCCTGTACCAGGATGCCATCCGCGAGCTGCGGCAGGATCCGGATATCGAAAATCCTGAACTGGACGCCCGGCTTCTGGTGCAGCATGTCACCGGTCTTGGCCGGACCGAGCTATTCCTCCAGGGCGACCGACCGGTGGGCCGGGAGGAAAGCGACCGGCTCCGGCAACTCCTCCACCGGCGGCTGCGCCGCGAACCACTGCAGTATATTCTTGGCTCCTGCGAGTTCTGGTCCCGGACCTTTCTGGTCTCCCCTGCGGTTCTCATCCCCCGTCCTGAAACAGAATTTCTTCTGGAGCACGTCCTGTCCACCCTGCGGAAGGCTCCGGTGGCCGGGCCGGTTGTCGACCTCTGCACCGGCAGCGGAGTGATTGCTGTTATTCTCGCCCTGGAGCTTGGCCTGACGGTAACCGGGGTGGATATCTCTCTGGATGCCCTGGCCATGGCCCGCAGTAATATCCGTCTCCATGGCGTGGAAGACCGGGTCAGCCTGGTGGGCGGCGATCTGCTGTCCTGGTGCCGGCCCGGGGCAAGGCTTGGCTGCATTGTCTCCAATCCTCCCTACGTGAAGGCCGACGATATCCAGACCCTCCAGCCCGAGGTACGGGACTGGGAGCCTCTCCTTGCCCTCAGTGGCGGAGAGCGGGGGCTCGATATTATAGAACGGATTATCCGGGACGGCGCCGGCCTGCTCGTACCGGGCGGCTGGCTTTTCCTGGAGATCGGCGCCGATCAGGGCGAGTCGGTGATGGAGCTTGTGGCCGCCACTGCGCCGGGCGGATTCGAGGAAGTCAGGGTCCTGGCGGACTGGGCCGGCCGGCCGCGGGTGCTGCAGGCCCGAAAAACGAAAAACATGACCGGCAACGGTTAA
- a CDS encoding two-component system sensor histidine kinase NtrB: MRCKFFKSLPFTPVQETREQLRQHILWFLLIRIVLFTLLLGTTLILQSRGHELIMPPTRYVLAFISIVFIYTIGSAAILQRQELSLVRFGTIQLLSDTFFAALVIYGTGCSQSIFTPVFILPIIAGGLILYRISSLITAATATLFFGIILLTEYFGYLPSYYGHTVYQPVSSPIIGANIFAVYGTTFFVTALLSSMLATRLRTTQEALSETSLQLDRLSLLYKQIFDDINTGIITVDSRDRITSANRAAQRITGFEPREIIGLPFATVFPTLQLENSGRHVADLRRRDGNMIRVGYNFSSLHMPADTGDSPCTDCKVITLQDISKIEEMERQMREAEKMAAIGELSASIAHDFRNPLAAISGSAQILSMEADESGSPTIRTLASIIERESARMARTINEFLQFARPAPLQYEWFNLGNLVRECVDQLQQNSDEQAAWQIELDIPEHLDGWGDRQQIQCILVHLMENSCAASNDTREPIVVRAGEEEGRKIWFEVVDQGSGVDPEIRERIFEPFFTTRENGTGLGLAIVRHIAENHGGRVEITSSPGQGCTVRVFLPLPESAMPEPS, encoded by the coding sequence ATGCGATGTAAGTTTTTCAAATCTCTCCCGTTCACACCGGTCCAGGAGACCCGCGAACAGCTGCGCCAGCACATCCTCTGGTTCCTGCTCATTCGCATCGTTCTTTTCACCCTGCTGCTGGGCACCACCCTGATACTGCAATCCCGGGGCCATGAACTCATCATGCCCCCCACCAGGTATGTGCTGGCGTTCATCTCCATTGTCTTCATCTACACCATCGGTTCAGCCGCCATCCTGCAGCGCCAAGAGCTCTCCCTGGTCCGGTTCGGGACCATCCAGCTGCTTTCGGACACCTTTTTCGCCGCCCTGGTGATCTATGGCACCGGCTGCAGCCAGTCCATTTTCACCCCGGTCTTTATCCTGCCCATCATTGCCGGCGGGCTCATCCTCTACCGGATATCCAGCCTGATCACGGCGGCCACCGCCACCCTGTTCTTCGGCATCATCCTGCTGACTGAATATTTCGGGTACCTGCCCTCTTATTACGGTCATACCGTCTACCAGCCGGTCTCCTCGCCGATTATCGGCGCCAATATCTTCGCGGTCTACGGCACCACTTTCTTCGTGACCGCCCTGCTAAGCTCCATGTTGGCTACCCGGCTGCGGACCACCCAGGAAGCCCTGTCCGAGACCTCGCTCCAACTCGACCGGCTTTCCCTGCTCTACAAGCAGATCTTCGATGATATCAACACCGGTATCATAACCGTGGACAGCCGCGACCGTATCACCTCGGCCAACCGGGCGGCCCAGCGTATCACCGGCTTTGAACCAAGGGAGATCATCGGCCTGCCCTTTGCCACCGTCTTCCCCACCCTCCAGCTGGAAAACAGCGGCCGACACGTGGCGGACCTGCGGCGCAGGGACGGGAATATGATCCGGGTGGGATACAACTTCTCCAGCCTGCACATGCCTGCCGACACCGGGGATTCACCCTGTACCGACTGTAAGGTTATCACCCTGCAGGATATCAGTAAGATAGAGGAGATGGAACGGCAGATGCGGGAAGCGGAAAAGATGGCCGCCATCGGTGAACTGAGCGCCTCCATCGCCCACGACTTCAGAAATCCCCTGGCCGCCATTTCCGGCTCGGCGCAGATTCTCTCCATGGAAGCCGATGAGAGCGGCAGCCCCACCATCCGAACCCTGGCCTCGATCATCGAGCGGGAATCGGCCCGGATGGCCAGGACGATCAACGAGTTTCTCCAGTTTGCCCGGCCTGCCCCCCTCCAGTACGAGTGGTTCAACCTCGGCAACCTGGTCCGGGAATGCGTGGATCAACTGCAGCAGAACAGCGACGAACAGGCCGCCTGGCAGATAGAGCTGGATATACCTGAACACCTGGACGGCTGGGGTGACCGCCAGCAGATCCAGTGCATCCTCGTTCACCTGATGGAAAACAGTTGTGCGGCCAGTAATGACACCCGGGAGCCCATCGTTGTCCGGGCCGGCGAAGAGGAAGGAAGAAAGATATGGTTCGAAGTGGTGGACCAGGGAAGCGGGGTGGATCCGGAAATTCGCGAGCGGATTTTCGAGCCTTTTTTCACCACCAGGGAAAACGGTACCGGCCTTGGCCTAGCCATTGTCCGGCACATAGCCGAGAACCATGGCGGCAGGGTGGAAATCACCAGCAGTCCCGGCCAGGGCTGCACGGTGCGGGTCTTTCTTCCCCTGCCGGAATCGGCTATGCCGGAACCTTCATGA